A window of Candidatus Desulfatibia profunda genomic DNA:
GCTCTCTTTTTCAGAGCTCTCAAAACAGGGCCCATAAAAAACAATGTAAAGCTGGTGATGATTCTCAGTATAGTTTTGTCCTCGCTTTATGGAATCAGTGACGAAATCCACCAGCATTACGTTCCCTACCGCAACGCAGATGTTATGGATGTTCTGGCGGACATCCTCGGAAGCTTCATCGGAGCCTATCTTTATCGATAAATTATAAAAAAGAATTGCAAAGCAGATGACAATTTCCCGCGAATTTTTACAAACCTATGACGATGGTCGATGGGACGTGTTTGCAGACAGTCTGCTGTGGATTTTTTTGATAAGCCGTTTCAAGCTTGTCAACTGCGTTTCTAATTTCCCGATCTCGGTAAGGCCTACTTGAAACTTTGTGATTATGATATAAAATTAAAATTGAACGGATAAATATTTTGAAAATGACCGTGGACTATTCTGTTATCATTCCGGCTTATAACGAGGAACATTGGCTGCCCAAGACCCTGATTGCGCTGCATGACGCCATGGACGGACAAAAGTTGTCCGGAGAAGTGATTGTTGTTGATAACAACTCAACCGACCATACAGCACAGGTCGCCCGCGCCAACCACTCCCGTGTCGTTTTTGAACCGGTCAACCAGATTTCAAGGGCACGCAATGCCGGAGCTATAGTTGCCAGGGGACTTTATTTTATATTTATAGATGCGGATACGATCATCTCTCCGGCCTTGTTGCAAAGCGCCTTGGATAACCTCTCCAGCGGCCGGTGTTGCGGCGGAGGAAGTTTGGTGGACTTCGAAAGGCCGCTACGATTTTTCGAGCGCAAAGGTTTGGATTTGTGGAACTGGGCCTCTTTGAAATTCCATCTTGCAGCCGGATGTTTCATCTATTGCCTGCGGGAAGGATTCGAGGCTGTCGGCGGTTTCAGCCAGAAGGTCTATGCCAGCGAGGAAATCTGGTTCTCTCAGCGACTGCGATCCTGGGGGGACCGGCGGAACAAGGCTTTCAAAATGCTGGCGGCTCCTCGGGTGATTACTTCCAGCCGTAAGCTGGAATGGTTTTCTCCCTTGCAACTGGGGCTTACCGTTCTGGTGGCGACGCTTTTTCCATTTTCATTGCGATTCCGGATGCCCTGCGCACTCTGGTACTACAGGCCCAAGCGCTAACCCGGATATTTCACGAAAATTTTTCAGCATAATTTATTTAATTAATAAATTTAATAAGTTAAGAAAATATCAGCGTGACGTTACCAAGGTGCAATTTGTACCCACAGATGTTTTTCCTTATGATATTTTGCATGAAAGGAATTTTGGGAAATGACGATACCCGGCAACCTGCTCACAACCGCCATGGCGGTGATGCCTCACCGGGACCCGGACAGAGCCCTGGAGGCGGCCCTGTCGCTGGACATCCCCTTCTGACCTCAACTCCCCCGCATGAATTACTACGAAGACATGTATGTACAGGCTTCGGAACATTTTCCGGGGATATGCCTGGATATGGAAAAACAGACCCTCTCGTTTTCCATGGATAAATTTTTAGACGAATTCGAACAGACCATGTCCCACTTTGAGGAGCCGGATTACTTTGATATCAGCCCTGAATACTCTGTTGTCTACCATCGCTTTCTCAAAATGGATTTTTCCGATCGGCCGGCAATCAGAGGTCAACTTGAAGGGCCCATCAGCTTCGGTTTGAACGTTCTGGACCAGAACAGACGCCCGATTCTTTTTGATGATACCATCCGAGCCTTCATGTTCGAATTCATGGCCAAGCGGATCAACGTCCAACTCGGCCGCCTTAAATTATTAAACCCCAATGCCTTTATGTTTGTCGATGAACCTGGCCTGCAGTTTTTGTTCAGCGCCCTGTCCGGTTACGACAGCGCCAAAGCTCGCATGGATATGGAGTATTTTTTCTCATTGATCCGGCGGCCCTGCGGGGTTCACCTGTGTGGCAATCCAGACTGGGATTTTCTGCTGGGGCTCGACATGGACGTTCTTTCGCTAGATGTCTACCTCAACGGAGAAGTCTTTTCTTCCTACGTCGATTCCATCAAAAGGTTTCTCGACCGGGGCGGGTCCATTGTTTGGGGAACCGTACCGACCAATTTCGAACCCTTTGAAAAGGAAACCATCGACGCCTTGGAACATCGTCTGGCAAGTCTGTGGGACAGTCTCGGCAAAAAGGGTATCGACAGGAAATTTCTACTCTCAAGAAGCCTGATTTCTCCGGCCACCTGCTGCCTGGTGAACCCGGATGGCGTAACAACCGTCGAGAAAGCCTTCCAGGTGGTCCGGGATCTTTCCGCCCGCCTGCGCGCAAGATACAAACTTGAACCCTAATTGAGGTGTAAAAGTCAAAATCTTATCAGCCAAGAGGGCGACCTGTCTGATAAGATTTCGACTTTTACACTTACCGGGTTATCAAGTTACCTGAGATGTATCAGGGTACTGCATTCATCCTGGAGTGCCACAGCAAGTTTTGTGCGGTTTTGGGTTAGGGCCCGGCCGACTTCATTGAGGGCTTTTTGAGGTGTGTTGTTGGTTTCACTCAGGTGGGCCAGCACGACATATTCGAGCCGGTCATGCTGAATTGCCCCTAAAAGGTTTTTCGAGGCCTTGTTGGAAAGATGACCGGTTCTGCTCTGGATGCGCTGCTTTAACGGCCAGGGGTATGGCCCGTTGATCAGCATGGTTTCATCATGATTGGCTTCAAGAATCAATAAAGCGCACCCTTTTAGATGTTCCTTCACGACGGTCGTCGCTATGCCAAGATCCGTCGCGATCCCGATTTTGGTTCCGTCCAGGCTTATTGTAAATCCTGCCGGGTCGTTGGCATCATGAGATACGGAAAAGGGGTGAATCGTCAAGTTCTCAATCTTAAAAGTGGCACCGCATTCAAACTTTTTAAAATCATGGATATTTCCCAACTGCGAGGCAGCGGCCTTTTTGGTTTTGGGTGTCATATAAACCGGCAGGTTATAACGGCGCGAGAGCACACCGACACCCTGGATGTGGTCGGCATGTTCATGGGAAACCAGGATGGCATCGAGATCTTGCGGGTAAAGTCCTTTGGATTCGAGCCGGCGTTCAATTTCGATGCCTGAAAGGCCGGCGTCGATAAGGATCGAAATCGAACCGTCGGAAAGATAGATGGCATTACCCTTGCTGCCGCTGGCCAGGATGCAAACGGAAAGATTATAATTGGAATGTTGACCAGTCGTTTCGCCGGGAAGGTTGTTAGCGGTCATCAGCCTTGTAAATTCGTTAAATGGTCAAGTAGCCAAATGGTTAAATAGTCAAATTAGCTCTACCCGTCAATACAAAGAAAATAAATTTTCAAATCAGCCATTCAGCCATACAACCATTTAACTAATCAACTAATCAACTAATTCACATTCCCGTATGCCCGAATCCGCCGGCATTCCGATCGGTTTCATCAAGCTGCGGCACAACTTCCAATCTGGCCGAGTAAACCCGATTGATGACCATCTGGGCGATCCTGTCGCCGCGGGAAAAGGTATAGTCTTTGTCTCCAAGATTTATCATGGCAATTTTGACTTCACCGCGATAGTCGGCGTCAATGGTGCCGGGAGAGTTGATCAGACCGATACCGTGTTTGGCAGCCAGTCCGCTTCGGGGGCGAATCTGGGCTTCATATCCTTCGGGGATGGCTACGGCAAAACCGGTGGGAATCATCGCGATTGCGCCCACTTTCAGCACAAAATCCTTTTCAATAGCGGCACAGATGTCCATTCCTGCAGCCCGGGGCGTCATGTAACGGGGCAGAGGTATATCGGCGTCCGTCTCCGGTCTTAAGCGCAGAATTTTAATGGTAGGCGTGTGGTCCATTATGTTTTTCAGATCGTTAAGATATTCTCATAAGCAGCCTTGTCGCCGACTGCTCCGAGCATTGTCAGGGCAAAGCAGTTGTCCTTAAAAAGGGCTTCCGCCAGTTCGAGGATATCATCTTGGGTAACCGATTCGATGTTGTCGATAACATCCTCCAAAGGAATATAACGCCCGAAATGGGTTTCGTTTTGGGCCAGGCGAACCATCTGGTTGTCATTATTCTCCGAGGCCAACAGAAGGTTGCCTTTCGTGTATTCTTTGGCATCTCCCAACTCATCTGCCCCGACTCGCGTTGCTTTAAGCTTCCCCATCTCCTTTAAGATTGTTGTTGTCGACTCGAAGGCATTCTTAGGGTCGACGCCTACATAAGCCCCGAAAATGCCGGTGTCGACATAAGAGGATATGAATGAATAGACCGAATAGGCCAACCCCCTGCGTTCACGTATCTCCTGAAAAAGCCTTGAGCTCATGTTACCCCCAAGCAGGGTGTTCATCAGTGAGTAGGCGTACCGCTTGGGGTTGGTGATGGATATTCCCTTTGTTGCCAGGCAGACATGAACCTGTTCCAGATCCCTGTAGCGCAGGTCAACCAGGGGGCGTCCATCGGGCATGATGCGTTCGGGAAAGCCGTTGCCCGGCCGAACGGATTCGAATGCCGGTCCCACCAGATCAACTAGGCGGTCATGCTCCAAGCTGCCGGCAGCAGAGATAACAATCCGATCAGGCTGATAAAAACGGCAAAAAAAATCCTTGATGGTATCGGCAGTAAAACCAAGGATGTTTTCACGAGGGCCTAAAATCGACCGTCCCAAAGAATTTTGACCCCAAAAGTTATTTCCTGAAAGAATATGAACATACTCCTCCGAATTGTCTTCAACCATTCCAATTTCCTGGAGAATAATCGTTCGCTCGTTTTCAACCTCTTTTTCGTCGAATAAAGAGTTTAAAAATATATCAGAAAGAATATCGACGACGGTCTCAAGATGGGTATCGATGACTTTGGCGTGGTAGCAAGTATTCTCTAAGCTCGTGAAAGCGTTGGTATGTCCTCCGATGGCATCAAATTCCTTGGCGATTTGAAACGCCGACCGCTTTTCGGTTCCCTTGAAAATCATGTGTTCAATAAAATGGGAAAGTCCGCTTTCAGCCAGTGATTCGTCCCTGGCGCCGACATTCACCCATACCCCTACCGATACCGATCGGATATGGGGCATCTTTTTGGTGACAATCCGGATACCATTTTTAAGGATGGTTTTGTTGGCGCCCAAACCCATTTTCACACCTTTCCTTCTTCTTCCAGAACAGCCTTGTGACTCAGGCGGATCTTTCCGTCTCTGCCGATTTCCAGAACCTTGACCTTAATGCGGTCGCCTTCCTTGACGATATCGGAAACTTTTGTAACGCGGTGGGGAGCCAGTTGCGAGATATGCACAAGTCCGTCCGTACCGGGCCTTATTTGGACAAAAGCCCCGAAATCCATGATCTTTACAACCGTTCCTTCGTAGATCTTCCCTTCTTCCGGTTCCACGATGATCTCGTTGATCATGTCTAAAGCCGCATCTCCTTCAGCTTGCGAAAAGGCGGCAATTTTGACCAGACCTGAATCGTCAATTTCAATTTTTGTATTAGTTTCACTTTGAATCGACCGGATGACTTTTCCTCCGGGGCCGATGATTTCGCGGATTTTGTCCGGATTAATCTTAATAGTAATTATCTTGGGTGCATAAGGAGAAATTTGATCGCGGGGTTCCCTCAACGCCTCCAACATCCGGTCTAGAATATAAATCCGGCCGACACGAGCCTGTTCCAGCGCCTTTTCCATGATATCCCTTGAAAGTTCATGGATCTTAATATCCATCTGCAGCGAAGTAATGCCGTCTTTGGTGCCGGCAACCTTGAAATCCATATCACCGGTGTGATCTTCATCTCCTAAGATATCAGACAGAATAAGCACCCGATCTCCTTCTTTTACAAGTCCCATGGCTATACCGGAAACCGGAGCCTTGATGGGAACCCCTCCGTCCATAAGCGCCAGGATACTCGAACATACCGTTCCCATGGATGAAGACCCGTTCGACTCGAAAACCTCCGAAACCAGCCGAATGGTATAGTCAAATTTTTCCTTGGGGGGCAGAATTTTTTCGATGGCTCTGGTGGACAGCCCGCCA
This region includes:
- a CDS encoding glycosyltransferase, producing the protein MTVDYSVIIPAYNEEHWLPKTLIALHDAMDGQKLSGEVIVVDNNSTDHTAQVARANHSRVVFEPVNQISRARNAGAIVARGLYFIFIDADTIISPALLQSALDNLSSGRCCGGGSLVDFERPLRFFERKGLDLWNWASLKFHLAAGCFIYCLREGFEAVGGFSQKVYASEEIWFSQRLRSWGDRRNKAFKMLAAPRVITSSRKLEWFSPLQLGLTVLVATLFPFSLRFRMPCALWYYRPKR
- the dut gene encoding dUTP diphosphatase, with the protein product MDHTPTIKILRLRPETDADIPLPRYMTPRAAGMDICAAIEKDFVLKVGAIAMIPTGFAVAIPEGYEAQIRPRSGLAAKHGIGLINSPGTIDADYRGEVKIAMINLGDKDYTFSRGDRIAQMVINRVYSARLEVVPQLDETDRNAGGFGHTGM
- a CDS encoding MBL fold metallo-hydrolase, which translates into the protein MTANNLPGETTGQHSNYNLSVCILASGSKGNAIYLSDGSISILIDAGLSGIEIERRLESKGLYPQDLDAILVSHEHADHIQGVGVLSRRYNLPVYMTPKTKKAAASQLGNIHDFKKFECGATFKIENLTIHPFSVSHDANDPAGFTISLDGTKIGIATDLGIATTVVKEHLKGCALLILEANHDETMLINGPYPWPLKQRIQSRTGHLSNKASKNLLGAIQHDRLEYVVLAHLSETNNTPQKALNEVGRALTQNRTKLAVALQDECSTLIHLR
- a CDS encoding insulinase family protein, whose protein sequence is MKMGLGANKTILKNGIRIVTKKMPHIRSVSVGVWVNVGARDESLAESGLSHFIEHMIFKGTEKRSAFQIAKEFDAIGGHTNAFTSLENTCYHAKVIDTHLETVVDILSDIFLNSLFDEKEVENERTIILQEIGMVEDNSEEYVHILSGNNFWGQNSLGRSILGPRENILGFTADTIKDFFCRFYQPDRIVISAAGSLEHDRLVDLVGPAFESVRPGNGFPERIMPDGRPLVDLRYRDLEQVHVCLATKGISITNPKRYAYSLMNTLLGGNMSSRLFQEIRERRGLAYSVYSFISSYVDTGIFGAYVGVDPKNAFESTTTILKEMGKLKATRVGADELGDAKEYTKGNLLLASENNDNQMVRLAQNETHFGRYIPLEDVIDNIESVTQDDILELAEALFKDNCFALTMLGAVGDKAAYENILTI
- the vanZ gene encoding VanZ family protein — its product is MSKLHKFFYYWFPVFIYCLLIYIQSSYPSPKGIPGIPYFDKALHFAAYALLSALFFRALKTGPIKNNVKLVMILSIVLSSLYGISDEIHQHYVPYRNADVMDVLADILGSFIGAYLYR